The following are encoded together in the Gasterosteus aculeatus chromosome 7, fGasAcu3.hap1.1, whole genome shotgun sequence genome:
- the fnip1 gene encoding folliculin-interacting protein 1 isoform X3, which yields MPPTLFQKLFNKRNAFSCPLPRCSKEDPAFSWPIPQLEPSQIRLIVYQDCERRGRNVLFDSSAKKRAAEETPITSTEGQAKMFGRCCQLRPTGGSSSSLDSSSSCTSETKETKEQGIRFQGSRCSSDVGMLGEMMFGSVAMSYKGSTLKIHQIRSPPQLMLSKVFTARTGSSVYGSLNTLQDSLEFIGQDGNALRPDQNTGPNSHLGNIGHSHPMDMPGRGLHEERDSGIARSASLSSLLITPFPSPGSSLTSSCASSYQRRWLRSQTTSLENGVFPRWSVEESFNMSDESGVPSLGVARKKKIAIGVIFTLSPDPEENSRFQDFFFSHFPLFESHMNKLKSAIEQAMKMSRRSADASQRALAYSRMVDGLNEFRRTICDLYTMPRVAEPVWLTMMSGASEKNQLCGHFMRELALLMEQASKNQFLPALLTAILTNHLAWVPTVMPNGQPPIKIFLEKHSSKSVDMLAKTHPYNPLWAQLGDLYGSIGSPVRLSRTVVVGRRQELVQRLLYVLTYFIRCSELLETHMLDSAEDEAIVMPGSLITTSLRKGEVEESDYVLVTVHKPSGDYLSHGAQGRQAEGEDGSCPSDNSLQSSTYTDTEVECGAGNAPNEEDQEEEEEEEEDSSQSHGSGSSVLQTGRVIRTPEAAEPGGAHAEPSNPPAAEVRLEAVLRVCSAPPGEQVCVLDSETKGDRPVPPAPSTLPPSPSLTRVDAEGATCRDPPSVVPSPQALWPPLEKKPPDKNQAAGVPGTMALTLTEEEEEEEEEEKEEPATKVTFLIGDSMSPESDTESRRRQVEEAYKKHQLEQQHRLGQLHPLHPPRRRAESTTSSSDASGDQTKTTKAAPALQRVSSTWTATCLEDFGAYSSQQEPVETRTTDHADRWQEAGTGGRSPDPAGAPPHRGLAGHGFRGDQGLAVCSGSGGKGGSLSQVERRCGCGSTDFSDTCCCGGCSAKQGEGPPLTSPGPQGCDGKEDQKRKAAPAHEWEIPRNESSDSALGDSESEDTEDWQEEVLVPFPGSKLVENYSKPSIANFGRSLFGGYCPTYVPDFVLHGLPSDEKLRQCLTAELTHAVQHPVLDEPIAEAVCIVADTDRWTVQVVSSQRRAMDPNKLGKEVLVSCLVSSLLQSTHQLYKLNLSPNFCIMHLEDRLQEIYFKSKMLAEYLKGQTRVHVKELGMVLGIESSDLPLLAAVASTHSPYVAQILL from the exons CTGGCCGATCCCCCAGCTGGAGCCCAGTCAGATCCGGCTGATCGTCTACCAGGACTGTGAGCGGCGCGGCAGGAACGTCCTCTTCGACTCCAGCGCCAAAAAGAGGGCCGCGGAGGAAACGCCCATcacc AGCACTGAAGGCCAGGCAAAAATGTTCGGGAGGTGCTGCCAGCTGCGTCCCACTGGAGGCAGCAGCAGTTCCCTggacagctcctcctcctgcacctccgagaccaaggagaccaagGAGCAGGGCATCCGCTTCCAG GGTTCGAGGTGTTCGTCCGACGTGGGGATGTTGGGGGAGATGATGTTCGGCTCGGTGGCTATGAGCTACAAAGGTTCCACGCTAAAGATCCACCAGATCAG ATCGCCTCCTCAGCTGATGCTGAGTAAGGTCTTCACTGCCAGGACGGGGAGCAGCGTGTACGGCAGCCTCAACAC GTTACAGGACAGCCTCGAGTTCATCGGACAGGACGGCAACGCCTTAAGACCCGATCAGAACACAGGACCCAACAGCCACCTGGGGAACATAG GCCACAGTCACCCCATGGACATGCCCGGCCGAGGGCTCCACGAGGAGAGGGACAGCGGCATCGCCAGGTCAG CGTCTCTGAGCAGCCTGCTCATCACCCCCTTCCCGTCTCCCGGCTCCTCCCTGACCAGCAGCTGTGCGTCCAGCTACCAGCGCCGATGGCTCCGCAGCCAGACCACCAGCCTGGAGAACGGAGTCTTCCCCCGCTG gtCGGTGGAGGAGAGCTTCAACATGTCTGACGAGAGCGGCGTGCCAAGCCTGGGCGTGGCCCGGAAGAAGAAGATCGCCATCGGGGTCATCTTCACGCTGTCCCCCGACCCCGAGGAGAACAGCCGCTTCCaggacttcttcttctctcacttCCCCCTCTTCGAAAGCCACATGAACAAACTCAAGAGCGCCATCGAGCAG GCCATGAAGATGAGTCGGAGGTCAGCTGACGCCAGCCAGAGGGCCTTGGCCTACAGCCGGATGGTGGACGGGCTCAACGAATTCAG GAGGACCATCTGCGACCTGTACACCAtgccgcgggtggccgagcccgTCTGGCTGACCATGATGTCCGGGGCGTCGGAGAAGAACCAGCTCTGCGGCCACTTCATGAGGGAGCTCGCCCTGCTGATGGAGCAGGCCTCCAAGAACCA ATTCCTCCCGGCGTTATTGACGGCCATCCTGACCAATCACCTGGCCTGGGTGCCCACCGTGATGCCCAACGGGCAGCCCCCCATCAAGATCTTCCTGGAGAAACACTCCTCCAAGAGCGTGGACATGCTGGCAAAGACACACCCCTACAATCCGCTGTGGGCGCAGCTGG GAGACCTGTACGGCTCCATCGGCTCGCCGGTGCGCCTGTCCAGGACGGTGGTGGTGGGCCGCAGACAGGAGCTGGTGCAGAGACTCCTCTACGTCCTCACGTACTTCATCCGCTGCTCCGAGCTGCTGGAGACCCACATGCTGGACAGCGCCGAGGACGAGGCCATCGTCATGCCCGGCTCCCTCATCACCACCTCCCTGAGgaaaggggaggtggaggagtccGACTACGTCCTGGTCACCGTCCACAAACCCAGCGGGGACTACCTGTCCCACGGGGCCCAGGGCCGGCAGGCCGAGGGGGAGGACGGCAGCTGCCCTTCAGACAACAGCCTCCAGAGCAGCACGTACACGGACACGGAGGTGGAGTGTGGCGCCGGGAACGCGCCCAACGAGGAagatcaggaggaggaggaggaggaggaggaggacagcagtCAGAGTCACGGGTCAGGGAGCAGTGTGCTTCAGACGGGACGCGTCATACGGACCCCAGAGGCAGCCGAACCAGGGGGGGCGCACGCAGAGCCCAGCAACCCGCCGGCCGCCGAGGTCCGGCTGGAGGCGGTGCTGCGCGTCTGCTCGGCGCCCCCCGGGGAGCAGGTCTGTGTGCTGGATTCAGAGACCAAGGGAGACCGCCCCGTCCCACCTGCACCCTCGACTCTTCCACCAAGTCCGTCCCTGACCCGTGTCGACGCAGAGGGGGCTACCTGCAGGGACCCGCCCTCCGTGGTGCCGTCTCCGCAGGCTTTATGGCCCCCCCTTGAGAAGAAGCCCCCAGATAAGAACCAGGCGGCTGGCGTGCCGGGGACCATGGCTTTGACtctcacggaggaggaggaggaggaggaggaggaggagaaggaggagcccGCAACCAAGGTCACCTTCCTCATCGGCGACTCCATGTCTCCTGAGTCGGACACGGAGAGCCGCAGAcggcaggtggaggaggcttACAAGAAACaccagctggagcagcagcatcGCCTCGGGCAACTCCATCCGCTCCATCCGCCGCGAAGACGGGCGGAATCGACGACCAGCAGCTCCGACGCATCGGGGGACCAAACCAAAACGACCAAGGCGGCGCCGGCGCTGCAGCGGGTGTCCAGTACGTGGACGGCGACCTGCCTGGAGGATTTCGGGGCGTATTCCAGCCAGCAGGAGCCAGTGGAGACCAGGACCACGGACCATGCGGACCGGTGGCAGGAGGCCGGCACCGGGGGCCGCTCACCGGACCCCGCGGGAGCCCCCCCGCACCGGGGTCTGGCAGGTCACGGCTTTCGTGGTGATCAGGGTCTGGCCGTCTGTTCGGGTAGCGGCGGAAAGGGGGGCAGTTTGTCGCAGGTCGAGAGGAGGTGCGGGTGCGGCTCCACGGACTTCTccgacacctgctgctgcgggGGCTGTTCTGCCAAGCAGGGCGAGGGCCCCCCGTTGACGAGCCCCGGCCCCCAGGGCTGCGACGGCAAAGAGGACCAAAAGCGCAAGGCGGCGCCCGCCCACGAGTGGGAGATACCGCGCAACGAGAGCTCGGACAGCGCGCTGGGGGACAGCGAGAGCGAGGACACCGAGgactggcaggaggaggtgctggtgCCGTTCCCTGG GTCGAAGCTGGTGGAGAACTACTCGAAGCCGAGCATCGCAAACTTCGGCCGGTCTCTGTTCGGGGGCTACTGCCCCACATACGTGCCGGACTTCGTACTGCACGGGTTGCCTAGCGACGAAAAGCTGCGGCAGTGCCTCACGGCTGAGTTAACCCACGCTGTTCAG CACCCAGTGTTGGACGAGCCCATAGCCGAGGCCGTCTGCATCGTAGCAGACACAGACAGGTGGACGGTGCAGGTGGTGAGCAGCCAGAGACGGGCCATGGACCCCAACAAGCTGGGGAAGGAGGTGCTGGTGTCCTGCCTGGTGTCCAGCCTGCTGCAGTCCACCCACCAGCTCTACAAGCTCAACCTCTCGCCCAACTTT tgcATCATGCACCTGGAGGACCGGCTGCAGGAAATCTACTTCAAGAGTAAGATGCTCGCCGAGTACTTGAAGGGGCAGACGAGAGTGCACGTGAAGGAGCTGGGCATGGTGTTGGG AATCGAGTCCAGCGACCTCCCCCTGTTGGCGGCCGTGGCCAGCACCCACTCCCCCTACGTGGCCCAGatcctgctgtga